From a region of the Synechococcus sp. RS9916 genome:
- a CDS encoding deoxyribodipyrimidine photo-lyase, giving the protein MADLQAQPQLVWFKRDLRTVDNRPLLEACAHGPVLPLYIVEPEYWRQPDASARQWEFCRESLEHLRRELAALGQPLVVRCGEAVTVLERARRSLGIAAIWSHEETGNGFTYDRDRAVLAWTRDRGIPWIQIPQFGVTRGLKRREGWARRWEERMAEPLAPEPPKLLPLSDLALGEIPTAEALQLSPDPCPLRQRGGRESGLQELSDFLTSRVQRYARSISSPVVAFRGCSRLSPYLTWGCLSMREVVQASRTLTGRGVSSFGSRLHWHCHFIQKLESEPAIEFHDFHPFMRGIRPMDSERFQAWKEGRTGVPFVDACMRALLAHGWINFRMRAMLMSFASYHLWLPWRESGLHLARQFVDYEPGIHWSQCQMQSGSTAINTIRIYNPVKQGQDHDPNGRFIREWCPELASLPNVYLHEPWKLDARRAEQLGCRLGVDYPAPVVDPTAAAREAKDRIWEIRRAAGFDRIADGIQQRHGSRRAGLSPVTTRRRSRSEQKGGDQQLQLEL; this is encoded by the coding sequence ATGGCGGATCTGCAGGCTCAGCCCCAGTTGGTGTGGTTCAAGCGTGATCTACGCACCGTCGACAACCGCCCCCTGCTCGAGGCCTGTGCCCATGGGCCAGTGCTGCCTCTTTACATCGTTGAACCTGAGTATTGGCGGCAACCGGATGCCTCTGCCCGCCAGTGGGAGTTCTGTCGGGAATCGTTGGAGCATCTTCGCCGCGAGCTGGCGGCGCTGGGACAACCCCTGGTGGTGCGTTGCGGTGAGGCTGTCACTGTGCTGGAGCGGGCGAGACGGTCTCTCGGTATCGCCGCCATTTGGAGCCATGAGGAAACCGGCAACGGCTTCACTTACGACCGGGACCGTGCGGTGCTCGCGTGGACGCGGGATCGAGGAATTCCCTGGATCCAGATTCCCCAGTTTGGTGTGACCCGGGGGTTGAAACGACGCGAGGGTTGGGCCCGGCGCTGGGAGGAGCGCATGGCCGAACCGTTGGCACCCGAGCCCCCCAAGCTGCTGCCGCTCTCTGATCTGGCTCTCGGGGAGATACCCACCGCTGAGGCGTTGCAGTTGTCTCCGGATCCTTGCCCTCTGCGCCAGCGGGGTGGGCGGGAGTCAGGGCTGCAGGAGCTGAGTGATTTCCTGACGTCCAGGGTGCAGCGCTATGCGCGCAGCATCTCCAGCCCAGTGGTGGCCTTTCGGGGCTGTTCCCGTCTGTCTCCTTACCTGACCTGGGGCTGCCTGTCGATGCGGGAGGTGGTGCAGGCCAGTCGCACCCTCACTGGTCGTGGTGTCAGCAGTTTTGGCTCGCGTTTGCATTGGCACTGTCATTTCATTCAGAAGCTGGAAAGTGAGCCAGCGATTGAATTTCACGACTTCCATCCCTTCATGCGGGGGATTCGGCCGATGGATTCGGAGCGGTTTCAGGCCTGGAAGGAGGGCCGCACTGGCGTTCCATTTGTGGATGCCTGCATGCGTGCCCTCCTGGCCCATGGCTGGATCAACTTCCGGATGCGGGCGATGTTGATGTCCTTCGCCAGTTATCACCTCTGGCTGCCTTGGAGGGAAAGCGGTTTACACCTTGCGCGTCAGTTTGTTGATTACGAGCCGGGTATCCATTGGAGTCAGTGCCAGATGCAGTCGGGCAGCACGGCGATCAACACGATCCGCATTTACAACCCTGTCAAGCAGGGGCAGGACCATGACCCCAACGGCCGCTTCATTCGTGAGTGGTGCCCTGAGCTGGCCTCGCTTCCCAATGTGTATCTGCATGAACCCTGGAAGCTGGATGCCCGGCGTGCGGAACAGTTGGGTTGCCGTCTTGGTGTTGATTACCCCGCTCCGGTTGTGGATCCAACGGCCGCGGCGCGGGAAGCGAAGGATCGGATCTGGGAGATTCGCCGAGCTGCGGGGTTTGATCGCATCGCCGATGGCATTCAGCAGCGCCATGGATCCCGACGGGCCGGTCTCTCCCCTGTGACGACCCGTCGCCGCTCCCGCAGTGAGCAGAAGGGGGGCGATCAGCAACTGCAGCTGGAGCTTTAG
- a CDS encoding NAD(P)/FAD-dependent oxidoreductase — translation MSSSDVVVIGAGAAGAAAAFHLSHAGHRVTLLERDSRADGGSQDSGVCRIKPCGGGMAASVQQWFPFSLSPAVDEVIERVEFSWCLTDPVVAELPGSAPFWIVRRERLDALLIDKAIENGAELRSGFEVTDLQRDPQGQWQVCAADGRTQAARAVVIADGSGSPWPARFGLGPSSLHLASTTSVRLEGRGNLKQGSARFEFGLVHHGFAWAFPMGDGVNVGVGTFIGRHGADSDTILRQLLPDLGFAADAGLRQKAALRVWNGHQPLHGEGILAVGDSASLCDPFLAEGLRPALMSGCEAASCLDQWLRGEAKDLSQYSKRMRERWGDSMAWGRRIAQVFYRFPKVGYQLGIKRPTAPQRIAQILSGDMGYGDIAQRVIKRLLLKRG, via the coding sequence GTGAGCAGCTCCGACGTGGTGGTGATCGGCGCCGGCGCTGCTGGCGCTGCAGCTGCCTTTCATCTCAGTCATGCCGGCCATCGGGTCACGCTGCTTGAGCGTGATTCCCGCGCTGATGGCGGTTCCCAGGACAGCGGCGTCTGTCGAATCAAACCCTGCGGCGGCGGCATGGCCGCTTCCGTGCAGCAATGGTTTCCCTTCTCCCTCTCCCCCGCCGTCGACGAGGTGATCGAGCGGGTGGAATTCAGCTGGTGCCTCACCGATCCGGTGGTCGCCGAACTCCCGGGCTCCGCTCCCTTTTGGATCGTGCGCCGAGAACGTCTCGATGCACTGCTCATCGACAAAGCGATCGAGAACGGCGCCGAACTGCGGAGTGGTTTTGAGGTCACTGACCTGCAACGCGACCCCCAGGGCCAATGGCAGGTGTGCGCGGCTGACGGACGCACCCAGGCGGCCCGTGCCGTGGTGATTGCCGATGGTTCTGGATCCCCTTGGCCAGCCCGGTTCGGGTTGGGCCCAAGCAGTCTGCATCTAGCCAGCACCACATCGGTGCGTCTGGAGGGTCGCGGCAACTTGAAGCAGGGATCAGCGCGATTCGAATTCGGACTGGTGCACCACGGATTCGCCTGGGCCTTCCCCATGGGCGATGGCGTCAACGTGGGTGTGGGCACCTTCATCGGCCGCCATGGCGCCGACAGCGACACAATCCTGCGCCAGCTGCTGCCTGACCTCGGCTTTGCTGCTGATGCTGGTCTGCGCCAGAAGGCAGCATTGCGGGTGTGGAATGGCCATCAGCCCTTGCACGGAGAGGGAATCCTTGCCGTCGGCGATTCCGCTTCGCTGTGTGATCCGTTCCTGGCCGAGGGCTTGCGCCCCGCCTTGATGAGCGGGTGCGAAGCCGCCTCCTGCCTCGATCAATGGCTGCGTGGTGAGGCCAAGGATCTGAGCCAATACTCCAAGCGGATGCGCGAACGCTGGGGCGACTCAATGGCCTGGGGACGGCGCATCGCCCAGGTCTTCTATCGCTTCCCCAAAGTGGGCTATCAGCTGGGGATCAAACGACCAACGGCACCCCAACGGATCGCCCAGATCCTTTCCGGCGATATGGGCTACGGCGACATCGCCCAGCGGGTGATCAAACGTCTCCTGCTGAAGCGGGGCTAA
- the frr gene encoding ribosome recycling factor, with protein MSKQDLEASMQKSVEATQRMFNTIRTGRANSSLLDRISVEYYGADTPLKSLATLTTPDSQTIQIQPFDMGALASIEKAIAMSELGFTPNNDGKLIRINVPPLTEERRKEFCKLASKYAEEGKVALRNIRRDAIDKIKKQEKDGDFSEDQSHDEQDSVQKTLDKYIGILEKHLAEKEADILKV; from the coding sequence ATGTCGAAGCAAGACCTCGAAGCAAGCATGCAGAAGTCGGTGGAAGCCACCCAACGCATGTTCAACACCATCCGCACCGGACGGGCCAACTCTTCGCTGTTGGATCGCATCTCGGTGGAGTACTACGGCGCCGACACCCCTCTGAAATCCCTGGCGACGCTCACCACCCCCGATTCCCAGACCATTCAGATTCAGCCGTTCGACATGGGCGCCCTCGCCTCGATCGAAAAGGCGATTGCGATGAGCGAACTGGGCTTCACCCCCAACAACGACGGCAAGCTCATCCGCATCAACGTGCCGCCCCTGACCGAGGAACGGCGTAAGGAGTTCTGCAAGCTCGCCTCCAAATACGCCGAAGAAGGCAAGGTGGCTTTGCGCAACATCCGTCGCGACGCGATCGACAAGATCAAGAAGCAGGAAAAAGACGGCGACTTTTCGGAAGATCAGAGCCACGACGAACAGGACAGCGTTCAGAAGACCTTGGACAAGTACATCGGCATTCTTGAGAAGCATCTGGCCGAGAAGGAAGCCGACATCCTCAAGGTCTGA
- the pyrH gene encoding UMP kinase gives MAYKRALLKLSGEALMGDQGYGIDPAIVQSIASDVAKVMAGGTELAIVVGGGNIFRGLKGSAAGMDRATADYVGMLATVMNAITLQDGLERAGVETRVQTAIEMQEVAEPYIRRKAIRHLEKGRVVVFGAGCGNPFFTTDTTAALRAAEISADVVFKATKVDGVYDKDPAKHADAVKHEHLTFQQVLSGELAVMDSTAIALCKDNNIPIVVFNLFEPGNIGKAVAGEPIGSRISN, from the coding sequence ATGGCCTACAAGCGTGCCCTGCTCAAACTCAGCGGCGAGGCGCTGATGGGTGATCAGGGATATGGAATCGATCCCGCCATCGTTCAATCCATCGCCTCCGACGTTGCCAAGGTGATGGCCGGTGGCACTGAGCTCGCCATTGTGGTGGGTGGCGGCAACATCTTCCGGGGATTGAAGGGTTCTGCCGCAGGGATGGACCGAGCCACCGCCGACTACGTCGGCATGCTGGCCACGGTGATGAATGCCATCACCCTTCAGGACGGTCTGGAGCGCGCTGGAGTGGAAACACGGGTGCAAACCGCCATCGAAATGCAGGAAGTGGCAGAGCCTTATATCCGCCGCAAAGCCATCCGCCATCTTGAGAAGGGACGCGTCGTGGTCTTCGGCGCAGGCTGCGGCAATCCCTTTTTCACGACTGACACCACCGCCGCCCTGCGTGCTGCAGAAATCAGCGCCGACGTGGTGTTCAAGGCCACCAAGGTGGACGGGGTCTACGACAAGGATCCCGCAAAGCACGCCGACGCGGTGAAGCATGAGCACCTCACGTTCCAGCAGGTCTTGAGCGGCGAGTTGGCGGTGATGGACAGCACGGCCATCGCCCTCTGCAAAGACAACAACATCCCCATCGTGGTCTTCAATTTGTTCGAACCTGGCAACATCGGCAAAGCCGTGGCTGGTGAGCCCATCGGTTCCCGGATCAGCAACTGA
- the cobO gene encoding cob(I)yrinic acid a,c-diamide adenosyltransferase, which translates to MSNNNLDQAAAELGMGGKLAPETDDSGYRKRMERRQEVQRQRVEERNKEKGLVLVFTGQGKGKTTAGLGLVLRTLGHGERVAIVQFIKGGWEPGEARALKAFGDQVAWHALGEGFTWETQDRERDQQLVAEAWQTALGYLRDSTYKLVLLDELNVALKLGYIEADTVIQGLRERPELCHVAVTGRGAPASLVESADLVTEMTLIHHPFREQGVKAQAGIEF; encoded by the coding sequence ATGAGCAACAACAATCTCGATCAGGCAGCCGCTGAACTGGGGATGGGTGGCAAACTCGCCCCCGAAACCGACGACAGCGGCTACCGCAAACGGATGGAACGCCGCCAGGAAGTGCAGCGTCAGCGGGTGGAGGAACGCAACAAGGAGAAGGGTCTGGTGCTGGTGTTCACCGGCCAGGGCAAGGGCAAGACCACGGCCGGTCTCGGACTGGTGTTGCGCACCCTCGGCCATGGCGAACGGGTGGCGATCGTGCAGTTCATCAAAGGAGGATGGGAGCCTGGCGAGGCCCGAGCCCTGAAGGCCTTCGGGGACCAGGTGGCCTGGCATGCCCTAGGGGAAGGCTTCACCTGGGAAACCCAAGACCGCGAACGCGATCAACAGCTGGTGGCGGAGGCCTGGCAGACCGCCCTGGGCTACCTGCGCGACAGCACTTACAAACTCGTGCTGCTGGATGAGCTGAACGTGGCCTTGAAACTGGGCTACATCGAGGCCGACACCGTGATCCAGGGCTTGCGCGAGCGGCCGGAGCTCTGCCATGTGGCCGTGACCGGTCGGGGGGCCCCCGCCAGCCTTGTAGAGAGCGCCGACCTGGTCACGGAAATGACGCTGATCCACCACCCTTTCCGGGAACAGGGCGTCAAAGCTCAGGCCGGTATTGAGTTCTGA